A genomic window from Pseudonocardia broussonetiae includes:
- a CDS encoding GAF and ANTAR domain-containing protein gives MPHHLPPADELSSLHARTSGLLLPPETVGTAIGLLTSVAAETVPGCAGAGLTLVDDDGAPTSRGASAEVVLRADGLQYSLGEGPCLTACADRLLVRVDDLGADRRWPRWTREAAALGLRSAMSAPLVAGDRALGALKVYSTVGGAFGERSARVLALLGAQAAIVLAHAGSAQAAGRLSDDLRSALRSRDVINTARGVVMERRDVDGDRALAVLIAAGRHEGRTLHDVAVDLVRPGTRRRRPPGPS, from the coding sequence GTGCCGCACCACCTGCCGCCCGCCGACGAGCTCTCGTCGCTGCACGCCCGCACCTCGGGCCTGCTGCTCCCGCCGGAGACGGTCGGCACCGCCATCGGACTCCTCACCTCGGTGGCGGCCGAGACCGTCCCGGGGTGCGCGGGAGCCGGGTTGACCCTGGTCGACGACGACGGCGCACCGACCAGCCGCGGGGCCTCCGCCGAGGTGGTCCTGCGCGCCGACGGCCTGCAGTACTCCCTCGGTGAGGGCCCCTGCCTCACGGCGTGCGCCGACCGGCTCCTCGTCCGCGTCGACGACCTCGGCGCGGACCGCCGGTGGCCGCGGTGGACGCGGGAGGCGGCGGCGCTCGGCCTGCGCTCGGCGATGAGCGCGCCCCTGGTCGCGGGCGACCGCGCGCTGGGCGCGCTCAAGGTCTACTCGACGGTGGGCGGCGCCTTCGGGGAGCGCTCCGCCCGGGTGCTGGCGCTGCTGGGCGCGCAGGCGGCGATCGTGCTGGCGCACGCCGGGTCGGCGCAGGCGGCGGGCCGGCTCAGCGACGACCTGCGCTCCGCCCTGCGCAGCCGCGACGTGATCAACACCGCCCGGGGCGTGGTGATGGAGCGCCGCGACGTCGACGGCGACCGCGCCCTCGCCGTCCTGATCGCCGCGGGCCGCCACGAGGGCCGGACGCTGCACGACGTCGCCGTCGACCTGGTGCGCCCGGGGACGCGGCGCCGCCGCCCGCCGGGGCCGTCGTGA
- a CDS encoding STAS domain-containing protein, producing MHHHDGTAAGLAVTATRPASGLAVVRVRGEIDRDTEPQFTHCLQTLLDAATEVVVVDLAEVTFPAARGVDAVVEGVTRAGSRDVALRLVGRRSDAVVRAFSAAGALDLLDPASDADDVLRTLLPPRGEDGGS from the coding sequence ATGCACCACCACGACGGGACCGCCGCCGGTCTGGCGGTCACGGCCACCCGGCCGGCGTCGGGACTCGCGGTCGTGCGGGTCCGCGGCGAGATCGACCGGGACACCGAGCCGCAGTTCACCCACTGCCTGCAGACGCTGCTCGACGCGGCCACCGAGGTCGTCGTCGTCGACCTCGCGGAGGTCACGTTCCCCGCCGCGCGCGGGGTCGACGCGGTGGTCGAGGGCGTCACGCGGGCCGGGTCGCGGGACGTGGCGCTGCGGCTGGTCGGGCGCCGCAGCGACGCCGTCGTGCGGGCGTTCTCCGCGGCCGGGGCGCTCGACCTCCTCGATCCCGCGTCCGACGCCGACGACGTGCTGCGCACGCTGCTCCCGCCCCGCGGGGAGGACGGCGGGTCGTGA
- a CDS encoding MerR family transcriptional regulator, producing the protein MTAQHPGPEPVWTAGAVARRIGVAPSTLRSWSRRHGLTATGHREGAHRRYTEHDLAVLQAVRRLVGEGVPVAVAAGIARATAERPAPAPAQEAAPPRRPITQALVRGALRLDADAVLGALTSALAADGVTPVWERSCVPALRSVGRRAGADEACIGVEHLLSWCLTTALHRHSARYGSRDAPSPRVLLGCTDGERHQLGLDALHAALAERGVAATAFGASLPTAAVVAAAQARPTDVAVLWSQTPRTGRPGVLRELLPLAGTVLAAGPGWSGTRLPAGVVPVTSLGGALDAVLAARPLAVAGG; encoded by the coding sequence GTGACGGCACAGCACCCCGGTCCGGAGCCGGTCTGGACCGCGGGGGCCGTGGCGCGGCGGATCGGCGTCGCGCCGTCGACGCTGCGGAGCTGGAGCCGGCGCCACGGGCTCACCGCCACCGGCCACCGCGAGGGCGCGCACCGCCGCTACACCGAGCACGACCTCGCCGTGCTGCAGGCGGTGCGCCGCCTCGTCGGCGAGGGCGTGCCGGTCGCGGTCGCGGCCGGGATCGCCCGGGCGACGGCGGAGCGGCCGGCGCCCGCACCGGCGCAGGAGGCCGCCCCGCCGCGGCGGCCGATCACGCAGGCGCTCGTGCGGGGCGCCCTGCGCCTCGACGCCGACGCCGTGCTCGGCGCCCTCACCTCCGCGCTGGCCGCCGACGGGGTCACCCCGGTGTGGGAGCGCTCGTGCGTCCCCGCCCTGCGGAGCGTGGGCCGGCGCGCCGGGGCCGACGAGGCCTGCATCGGCGTCGAGCACCTGCTGTCGTGGTGCCTGACGACGGCGCTGCACCGGCACAGCGCCCGGTACGGCTCGCGCGACGCCCCGTCACCCCGGGTCCTGCTGGGCTGCACCGACGGCGAGCGCCACCAGCTCGGCCTCGACGCCCTGCACGCCGCCCTGGCCGAGCGGGGCGTCGCCGCGACGGCGTTCGGCGCGTCGCTGCCCACCGCCGCCGTCGTGGCCGCCGCGCAGGCCCGGCCCACCGACGTCGCCGTGCTGTGGTCGCAGACCCCGCGCACCGGACGTCCGGGGGTGCTGCGGGAGCTGCTCCCGCTGGCCGGGACGGTCCTCGCCGCCGGGCCGGGCTGGAGCGGAACGCGCCTGCCGGCCGGGGTCGTGCCCGTGACCAGCCTGGGCGGCGCCCTCGACGCGGTGCTCGCGGCACGCCCCCTGGCGGTGGCGGGCGGCTAG
- a CDS encoding ATP-binding protein: protein MRLVAHTGPGGVRVELRGRVAADGDGELSSVLGVLLQEHGCVVADLGRLGSTDPDTVTGLVLVLVDAVDAAGGWPAARLVVSCPDPDLRATLAGLPALTGVVLATSAEQARRRCGERPVRLSAQWTVDDEPSSLARARQVVARCARAWSAGGRRWDVDDVVMVANELVTNALEHARSSALLRMTLDGDVLEVAVRDSSPRPPSLRPHDVRAARGRGLQVVQALSDRWGWTPHDDGKVVWARPSGAVPV from the coding sequence GTGCGGCTGGTAGCGCACACCGGTCCCGGTGGGGTGCGGGTGGAGCTGCGCGGCAGGGTCGCCGCGGACGGGGACGGGGAGCTCAGCAGCGTCCTGGGCGTCCTCCTGCAGGAGCACGGGTGCGTCGTGGCCGACCTCGGCCGCCTCGGGAGCACCGACCCCGACACCGTCACCGGCCTCGTCCTGGTGCTGGTCGACGCCGTGGACGCGGCCGGCGGGTGGCCGGCGGCGCGGCTGGTCGTGAGCTGCCCGGACCCGGACCTGCGCGCGACGCTGGCCGGGCTGCCCGCGCTGACCGGTGTCGTCCTGGCGACGTCGGCCGAGCAGGCCCGCAGGCGGTGCGGGGAGCGCCCGGTCCGGCTCTCGGCGCAGTGGACGGTCGACGACGAGCCGTCGTCGCTGGCCCGGGCCCGCCAGGTCGTGGCCCGCTGCGCCCGGGCGTGGTCGGCGGGGGGCCGCCGCTGGGACGTCGACGACGTCGTGATGGTGGCCAACGAGCTCGTCACCAACGCCCTGGAGCACGCCCGGTCGAGCGCGCTGCTGCGGATGACGCTCGACGGCGACGTGCTGGAGGTGGCGGTGCGCGACTCCTCGCCCCGGCCGCCGAGCCTGCGGCCGCACGACGTCCGCGCGGCGCGGGGCCGCGGGCTGCAGGTGGTGCAGGCGCTGTCGGACCGCTGGGGGTGGACGCCCCACGACGACGGCAAGGTGGTGTGGGCCCGCCCGAGCGGCGCGGTGCCGGTCTAG